From the genome of Clavelina lepadiformis chromosome 2, kaClaLepa1.1, whole genome shotgun sequence:
TTATTTTTGACTGCTGCTGTCGTAACAACGCAAGTATAGAAAGGTATATTAACGTTaagacttttttctttatagcctacttttgGTTCGTTGTTTTCTACGATGTAAAAGTGAAGCCGCTATACCGACTGAGCACAGGAATACCAATATCAATGGTATGTGATAGAAAACCAAATAGCCAACTGAAGTGTACAACTGGAATCGACCGTAGCTGCACATCATGTCAAAAACTTAGATCTTATATCAACGAAATCTTATAttctcattttaaatttttcagatCGAAATCGCTTCAAATTTCTATATAACGAATCTGCCTTATTGTCTgttcattcattttatcaTTGTTTAATCATTAATTATAGCAAAATGATGACTTAACTGTAGCGTATAAAGTAAAATGTTGTCCATAGCGTATTTTGCACACCTTCTCGAGAGATGGCATATCCGCCGATTTGTGCTAAGAGTTTTTACGTTTGCCCAGACGATAAAAGGAAGGCTTCCACCACAGAAAGCAATCAGCCACAAAGTGAGAATGACAaccttttttataaaaagtttttggatTTAGaacattttaaagaaataaaacatctGTCACAAAGTTGAAacttaaatgttttgtttaagcaCCTTTGTCTGCTTTATCGTTACTTTCCGAAACTGATGAGGAAACTGAATTGATATGAAGCGGAAGAGAGACAAAAAGACAATGTGAAGTGACGTAGCAACCGATGGTCCATTTTCACCGGCACTTTGAAGCTGTGACAAATTTAAGGCCACGTTGTGTAGGCGACAGAAGCAATGCAGTATTTCAGTTACAAAAGCTTCGGTCTTAGATTCCAGATTAGGCCTAtattatttgatattttaattgtCGATAATTTTAGCAAATATATACGTTTAAAAACCAAAGTATATGGTACACTTGCAGATTTCAGTTAAAATCCGTTCGTAAAATCAATATACTTTGCACATGAAATTCGACAATATCCAGTTGGCGGTGGTTCTTCGATATACGTAGAGTGGATCAGTAATCGCAGAGATCAGGTCTGACGCACTCAGGCTCAAAATGATGTAGTTAAAGATAGACCTGTGTTTTAGAAAAGTGTCAGCACTGCTAATTTTAGAAATCATCAGTCGGTGTTTATTTGGCTACATTTGTTACAGTAATGCATACTTTAGACTAGGAGAGCGATAAATGACAGCAATCGTTACGCTGTTTGCCACGAATCCGAATATGTCCAACGCATGTAACACAATGGAAACTCCTAAAGCTTCATGAGGGTAAAAAGATGGTGAATACCTGGATATAGAATGTTCCAACAAAGAATATCATTT
Proteins encoded in this window:
- the LOC143447548 gene encoding C-C chemokine receptor type 2-like; the protein is MTTDYVNFTTSSPRYKYSPSFYPHEALGVSIVLHALDIFGFVANSVTIAVIYRSPSLKSIFNYIILSLSASDLISAITDPLYVYRRTTANWILSNFMCKVY